AATTCATCCTCAAGACCCACCCTTTCCGTCAGCTTTATGCGTTTCAATCAATGAAGAAATTGTCCACGGCTCATCATTACCGAACCGGGTTTTAAAAGAAGGTGATATTGTTGGACTTGACTTAGGTGTTAACTATAAAGATCGTTTTACTGACATGGCACGCACCGTGGCTGTTGGCAAAGTTGGGCAATCAGCTCGGCAGTTAATTAAAGTTACTCGCGAATCATTAGCTAAAGGTTTGTCTCAAGTCAAATCCGGTAATTTTGTTAGCGATATATCCCAAGCCATTCAAAATCATTTGGAAACTAATGGTTTCGGTGTAGTGCGAGAATTAGTAGGGCACGGGGTAGGTTATGCCGTGCATGAAGAGCCGGTGATACCAAATTATGTTGGTAGCAACCAGCCCAAAATTAAACTTCAAGCGGGCATGGTGTTAGCCATTGAACCGATGTCGACCCTCGGAAATTATGCCGTTAAAACATTGAAAGATGGTTGGACAGTGGTAACTCAAGATGGCAGTTTGTCAGCTCATTTTGAAGATACGGTGGTAGTGACTGATAGCGGTTATGAACTTTTAACCAAATAACTATGTCATTTCGAGCTTGCCGAGAAATTTCAACCAGCGGAAAAATGGCAGCGGAGATCCTTATACTCCGCTATGCATCGCTTTGGATGACTGTAAAAGAGGTATGAATTTATTAGGTGTAGACTATGGTTTAAAAAAAGTTGGTATAGCCAAAGCGACTGATGCCATAGCTTTGCCGTTGCAAATTATAGAAAATGGAAGCGTAGAAAGCGTAGTTGATGCGATTTCGCATTTGTGCGAAACAGAAAGAATTGGCAAGGTTGTTGTCGGCTTACCAATATCAATGTCAGGTGATAAAAAGCGAGCTGTTTCACTGGAATATAAAAAATTTGTGGATGCATTGTCCAAGGCTTTGCCTGTGCCGGTAGAGACAATCGACGAGCGCTTAACCACTCAAGCGGCAAAAAGACTAATGCAATCGGCTGGCCAAAAAGATAAGGGGCAAGATGATGCGGTGGCAGCTATGACTTTGCTGCAAAATTACATTGATCAAACGGGTTAAACATGTCATACAATAATTCTACGGCTATAGTTTTACGCCAAGTTGATTGGCAAGAACATGATCGGCTGGTGACTTTATTTACTTATCATTTAGGGAAGGTAAGTGCAATTTGCCAGGGCGCCAAAAAATCAACCAGTAAGCTAGGATCACATTTACAACCATTTGCCTTGATTGATATTGAGTTAGTTCAAGGAAAGCAGTGGCAAAGAATCATTAACATTGGCCAGACAAAATTTTTTAATAATATGACTAGCGCTTTGCCGCGCCAAATGGTCGGTTATTTTTGGCTGGAGTGCGTAGACAAGTTAACCCATGAACATTCTCCAGAACCTAAGCTTTTTCAATTGCTAGCCGACGCCTTTGAGGCCTTAGACCGATTGCCGTTAGATAAATTAAGATTAATTCGCTCGGCTTTTATTTTTAAATTATTAGATATATCAGGATATGGTTTTAAGTTCAAGCACCCCCAATGGCAAAAAGTTTTGCGCCAAAATATATCCGAAATTGAGGTGAACAATTGGACTGATCGGGCAATTAATGAGTTGGGCCAGCAAAGTTTGAAAATTTTACAAGATAAGCTAGACCAACCGCTTAAAACCTTGATCACGGTTCGGGACTTAACCCCGCTTAGAAACTAATGTGAAAGTCATCCAAGTTGCGTTTCTGGTAATTAAAAATAAATTATCAAGTTATCGCGGAAAAGCGCTTTACTTATAATGGGGTTGACCTAATATGACAGGGGCGCTATACTGTAGCAGATATAAGAAAATCAATGGCTAAAGCACCTATTTTAAAACACATTCTTGGCTTAGACCATTTTTCCCGTGAAGATATTGAGTATATAATCAATGGCGCAGAGAAATTTATTCCAGCCGCCAAAAAGAAAACAATTCCCAGAGGCGTTACATTCAAAAGCGAAGTAACGCTTCTTTTTGATGAACCCAGCACGCGCACCTGCGGTTCGTATGGGCGAGCGGCGAGAAACTTAGGGGTTACGCCGGTGGTTTGGCAAAATGACAAAGTTATGTCTTCGGGCGGAAAAGGTGAAAGTTTGGCTGACACTGCTAGAATATTAGTTGGACAGCAAGGCGCAGACATTTTAGTGTTGCGGACAGCAGTAGAGGGCGCACCAGCGTGGTTGGCCCATTATGTTCTGCCGGAGAGGGGTTTTAAGGCGGCTGTGCATAATGCTGGCGATGGCGCCCACCATCACCCAACGCAAGTACTTTTAGATTTATTGACTATCAAGCAAAAATTTGGTCGGCTGGATAATTTGATAATTGGCGCGGTCGGCGATATTAAAAATTCGCGCGTAGTTCATACGCTGCTTGATGCCCTGTCAAGATTTGATGGCATTAAGGTGCGTTTGGTGGCGCATTCCAATTTACAATTGCCAGGAGTAGGGGACTCATTTAAAGATTTACAGCAAAGTGAAAATCCTGAGATTTTGAAAGATTGCGATATCGTATATGCAATTCGGTTGCAAAAAGAAAGATTTGATGATATGGCAGAATACAATCGTTACAAATCCATGTATCAAGTGAATCAACAATTTTTGTCAAAATTAAAATCAGATGTGGTTGTTATGGACGCTATGCCGATTGTTGATCAAATTTCACCTAACGTTCGCCATGATCCGCGCATCATCGCTCATACTCAAGCTTGGCACGGCATTCCGGTGCGCATGTGGCTGTTAGCCGAAAGTTATAGGCATCGCGACAAGGTTGTCGGTTTCCCCGAGGTTGAAAAACTGGAAGCAGAGTTGCTTGAGGAAGTAAGCATTAGCGACCATCGTAAAGAATTAATTAAGAAAAAAGGACAAGTGGTCAAGCCGATTGACGACGGGATGGTAATTGACCATCTACAGTCAGGTACAGCATCTATTTTGCATCAGGCTTTTTCCGGCTTAGGTTTAGTTGATTCTGGCAAAGGCATGGTGGTGCATGCGACCGGCTTAAAGTCAGAGCATAAAGCCATGGGTGGGAATAAGGATTTGTACCTGGTGCAAAACCAGCATATCCCGGAAGGTATTTGGGGCTTGATTGCAGTTTTGAGCCCAACGGCTACTATCAATGTTATGCGAGACGGCAGATTCAAAAAATATCGCCCGATGTTGCCGTCAATGATTTATAATATTGATGCGTTGTGTTGCCCCAATGACCGGTGTGTCACGAATGTAGAACCGGAAGCCAAGACGCGTTTTTATGTTTACGATCGTGAATCCTCAACTCAATTGGAATGTTTCTTTTGCAACACCGTGCTGCCGGTCCAAGATGCCATCCGCTGATGCGTTATTGCAAAAAAACCAATAATTTGTTATAATTTTAGGTACACTCGCGGCTATTTCAAGAGTGTTTTAATTGTTTATGGAGAGAATTTTAACTGAGAATACCACAGACAAAATAGATCAAACCGTGACCGTGGCTGGCTGGGTAGCTGCCAGGCGCGATATGGGTAAAATTATTTTTTTGGATATCCGGGATCGGACCGGAATTTTGCAGGTCGTTTTTTCTGATGACCACGCCGAGGCGTTGCGGCTGGCTGATACGGTGCGCCCGGAATTTTGCATTAAGGTCATCGGCTTGATAAAAAAGCGGGGAGAGCGCCAAATTAACAAAAATATTCCTACCGGCACGGTGGAAATGGAGGCGCATGAGCTTGAAATTTTAAACCCCTCAAAGACGACGCCATTTGAAATTGAAGGGGGATCGGAAGCTGGTGAAGAAACACGGTTGCGCTATCGCTATTTAGATTTGCGCCGCGCGCGTCCGGCCGCAAATATTACGCTGCGCCATAAGGTAATCAAATTTATTCGCGGTTATTTAGACGAGCAGGATTTTAGAGAAATAGAAACGCCGTATTTAACCAAAGGCACACCGGAGGGCGCGCGAGAATTTATTGTGCCTTCAAGAAATTTTCCAGGCGAATTTTATGTTTTACCGCAATCGCCACAACAGTTTAAAGAATTACTGATGGTAGCCGGGGTTGAGCGCTATTTTCAAATTGTGCGCTGTTTTCGCGACGAAGATCAAAGGGGCGATAGGCAGGCTGAATTCACGCAACTAGATTTAGAAATGAGTTTTGTTGAACAAGAAGACGTGATGGATCTAATTGAAAAATTAGTCATTGCATTGGTGGAAAAAATTACACCGGATAAAAAGATCAGCAAAAAACCATTTCCTCGCCTGACCTATGGTGAGGCGATGGCGAAGCACAAAAGCGACCGGCCGGATATGCGTAAAAACAAAGATGATGAAAATGAACTGGCCTTTTGCTGGGTAACTGATTTCCCGATGTTTGAAATTGACGATGATAAAAATCTTAACGCCAAACATCATCCTTTTACTAAGCCTCAAGAAAGAGACATTAATGTTATTCAAAAAGACCCGTTAGTAGCAAAGGCCCACGCCTATGATTTAGTTTTAAACGGACAAGAAGTTGCCGGTGGCAGTATTCGTATTCACGATGCTAAATTTCAAAAACAGATTTTACAACTACTTGGTTTAACGGACGAGGAAATAACCTCACAGTTTGGCCATCTTATTGAAGCGTTGGAGTATGGCGCACCGCCCCTGGGCGGCATTGCTTTTGGATTGGACCGGTTAATAATGGTATTAGCCAACGAACCAAATATTCGTGAAGTCATTCCGTTTCCTAAAACAAGTGATAACCGTGATTTAACCATGGGCGCCCCGAGCACATTGTCAGATTGGCGTTTAAAGGAAGTTCACGTTAGAATTGATAAAGAAGAGTAATATGCAGCTTTCTGCATTGCAAAAATATATTTTAAAGCAATGCGCGGGCAAGACCAAAGTCACACGAGATGTTTTTTTACAGTTTTATAAAGGTCAAAAATCAACCAAGTCAAAAGTCAACGATATTACGCGCAGTTTAGAGCGCTTAATTGATAAAAAATTAATGGTTGGTTTCGGACGCCGAACACCCCAAAAATGGTTTATTGAATCAGTACGACTAACCTCAGCCGGTAAAAAAGCAGCTAAATCATTATTTGGGCAACAACAAAAATTACCTTTTAAAAAATTAAGGAAAAAATAATATGGAAGACAAGATATCTACCAAACCAAAATCAACGGCCGTGCTTGATACTTTTTTGCATTTTGTGTCATTTTTCACGCTCGGTTTGTTAACTTTTGCGGTCGGAGCGATCACTTTTCAGCTAATTAATAAGTATTTGCCAAGCCTTGAATTTGATAGATACTACCAAATTCGCGTTAATCGAGATCTTGTTCGCTTTAATATGGCTTCAATTTTACTGGCCTCGCCAATTTACCTAGTGGTAACTGGTTACATTCACAAGTTGTACAAGCAACAAAAGTTAAATTCTAAAAGCGCGTTACGCCGCTGGTTAATTTATATCGTGTTGTTTTTGGCCACAGTTAATATCATTATCAATACGATCAGGTTAGTTAGTGAATTTTTAGGCGGGAATTACGCGGCCAATTTTGTGGCAAAGACTTTAGTTATGATAGTTATTGGCGTGGCGATTTTCGCCTACTATGTTTGGGAGTTACGGCGTGATAGTTATGACCGCCGGGATATGAAAGCCCAAGTTTCATTAGCCGCTTATAGTGTGCTGGCCGTGGTGTTATTTGTGGCCGGCTTTACTATTATTGGTTCGCCCCAAACTGCGCGGTTGCTTAAATTTGACGATGCGCGCGTCAATGATCTTTCGCAAATTCGTTTTGAAGTTGAATCATATTTTTTCACAACCGACTCACTGCCATCATCGCTTGATGATTTGCCAGGCGAATACCGTGATCCAGAAACTGGCCAAGCTTACACATTTAAATTAGTCGATGAAAATAAGTATGAATTATGCTCGACTTTTAGTTTAGCGTCTGAAGGTCCAGAATATCGATATGCACCAGGTTACGCAGAGCCGTGGCAAAATCACGGAGCTGGAGAGGAATGTTATCAGCTGGAAGTGACAGTTGATCCAGACGCGCCGCAATATCCACGGACTAAACCCTTGCCAACTTTAGTTGAGTAATTTATTAGTAACTCAAAGATATGGCCTCAAATACAAAATTAGTTAAATACTTAGACGCCAAGGCAGTCAAATACGAACCGATTGTGCATAAAACCGTATACACGGCTTATGACACCGCTAAAACATTGAAAAAAGAACTGTCGCAAATTGCCAAGTCGCTATTAGTCTCAGCTGATAAAGCGTACGTGATTGTGGTGTTGCCAGCGAGCATGCGGCTAGATATGGCCAAATTAAAAAAGGCGATTGGCGCAAAAAAGATTAGTATCCCAAAAGAGAGCGTAGTGGTAAAAATTTTGAAGTTAAAAAAAGCGCCGGTTGACGCTTTTGGGGGAATGCGGAAATTGCAAGTGGTAGTTGATAAAAGCTTAGCCAAAAGCAAGGAAGCAATTTTTAACGCCGGTACGTTTACCGATTCGGTCGCGATGAAAGTTAAGGATTTTATTGGAGCAGAAGAGGCGACGGTGGCAAGTTTTGCCGCCAGCGCCGGGTACAAGAAAGCAAAAGCATCAGTCAAGAAAATGACTGCAAAAAAGGCAACGAGTAAAACTAAAACAAAAAGAAAGCCCGCCCGTTTCAAGCAACGCCGAGGTGCGGTTCCTTTAAAAAGAAAAAAGCGCTAAAGCGAAACCTACCCAAACGCGAGTGCGCGGGTAGGTCAGGGAGGTCACGTCAGAATTTGGCGAGCCTGCTTTTTGTGCGGCTCTCTATCAGAGCCGCAGTGCACGCAGCTGAAATATGTGAATTCCCACCGCGTGCAGGTCAGTGGATTTCTCCACTGGTACCAATCGGAGTGCCTTAGTCCGCATAACGGACAAAAAGGCACTTCACTCACTTCGATCAATTCAGCCTCCTCCGTAACGCGCACCATACCCATGCCCGAGAGTTTTTGCTCCCAGGCAGAAGGGCCCTCTTCCCTCAAGTTGTCTACTTCTTTTTCTTTTGCCACGGTTACCCTCCTTGCCGAAGAGCGTACTGTGTATTATTAAAAATATACTCAAACTGTCAAGGGAATAAATTTTTTGAAAAATGCACCAAGTCAAAATTGAACAATTTAGCGGTCCGTTGGACCTATTATTACAGTTAATTGAAGAACAAAAGCTGGAAATTACGCAGGTTAGCTTGGCTGAAGTCACCGAACAATACATTAAGACAATTTACGAAGCGGTTGACCGTCAGCACATAAAGCCGGGCGAATTGGCTGATTTTTTAGCCGTGGCTTCAAAATTATTACTGATAAAATCTAAAGCTTTACTGCCTTATTTGAAGTGGGAAGATGAAGAAGCTGAAGATTTAGAGCGGCAGTTGAAAATTTATCAGGAGTATCTAGAGGCTTCAAAAGCTATAGAAAAAATAATTAGGCGCAAAAAATTTGGCTATGGCCGGGAGAGATTGTTAGTGACTGAAGAAATTGGTTTTAATCCGCCGCCCTCCCTAAGTAAAAGCAAATTGCACCAAGTCATGCTTGCAGTTTTAAACAACGTAGAGCGGTCAATTTTACCGGATATTCCAAAAGAAACGATTAAGCGCACAATTTCTATTCAACAAAAAATTGCTGACATTAGAAATAGAATATTATCTAGCGCCTCGCTGGATTTTTCTAAAATATTGAATGAGGCCAAAGATAAAACTGAAATTATAGTGTCGTTTTTAGCTGTATTAGAGCTAATTAAACAGCGCACGGTGACAGTTGAACAGGATGGCTTGTTTACTAATATCACTATTAATAAATTGTAATGTCCACTGTTTCTAAAATTGAAAGCTTGCTTTTCATAAGCCACCAGCCGCTATCGGTTAAAAAATTAGCTAGCTTAATCGGGGCGCAGTCAGCTGAAATTAAAGAGGCAATTGAGCAATTGACGCAAAAGTACAACCAAAAAGATAGTGGTGTGATTTTGCAAAAGATTGGCCATTCGGTGCATTTAGTGACTGCCGGCGACAACGCCAAGTTAGTTAAAGATTACATTAAAGATGAAACCACAGGCGAACTGACGCGGCCGTCACTTGAAGCCTTGACTATCATTGCCTACCGCGGGCCGATTACCAAGTATGAGTTGGAGCAAATTCGCGGCGTGAATTGCAGTTTAATTTTACGTAATTTACTGATGCGCGGGCTAATTGAAGCCAATGAAGACAAAAAAAAGATGACTACTTATTATCAAATTACTCATGAATTTTTAAAGTTCTTGGGGTTGGCCGAATCACGCGAGTTGCCGAATTTTGAACAATTACACAGTCACGAAGTAATGCAAAAACTGATAGATCAAAATACTCAAAGCTCTGAATAACAATGTTGCTTAATTTTTTTGCCAATTTACTTTTGGTGAGTTTTTTATTATCGCCACATTTCGGTTTGGTAACAACAGGAAATTTTTTAGATGACGGAGTTATTGGACCGCAAAAAAAGGTTAGCCAAAGTTTGGGCCTTGTGACCTCAGCGACGTCGGCATTAGTGATTGATAGAAAGACTAAAAAAGTATTGTGGTCAAAAAATCCTGACACAGTCGGTCCGGTCGCCAGCCTGACTAAACTGATGACGGCGTTAGTATTTTTAGATAACAATCCGGGTTGGGATGAAACAGTATTAATCAATTCCCAAGATCAACTAAATGGCGGAAGAGTTTACATCGTGCCGGGGGATACCATTTCCATTAAAGATTTATTCAATCTAACTTTAATTGCCTCGTCCAACGAGGCAGCCGCGGCCTTGGCTCGTTCAACTGGTCTGAGTAGTGAAGAATTTGTTAGCCAAATGAACGAACGAGCGCAATTGTTAGGCCTTGAAGACACTAAGTTTGTAGAACCGTCAGGACTTGATCCCAATAATGTTTCCACCGCCGCGGACATCGCAAAGTTGTTAAATCACGCTTTTAGTGTAGATGAAATCATTGAAACCAATCAGCGTGAAGAATATATTTTTACTCCAGTTGGCAGTAAAATTTCTCGTGCCGCCCAAGCGACCAACTTACTGCTAAATAGTTTTGTGAACGAAGGGGAGTATAAAATCTCTGGCGCGAAAACCGGGTTTATTGATGAGTCAGGTTATAATTTGGCGATGTCGGTTAGCAAAGTTGATTCTTCCGGCGAAATTATTTTAGTCTTGCTTGGAAGTGAAACCATTGAGTCTCGCTGGCAAGATGCTAAGGGGTTGGTTGATTGGACCTTTCATGAATATAAGTGGTCCGACGATTGAAATAATAGCCTCCCCCTTTATAAGGGGGAGTGAGAGGGGGTAGTAAAATGACTAAAATCTACAATACAGCAAGACTTAGATTTATCAGGAAAAAGTTAAGGAATGAAATGCCTTACCCTGAGTTAAAGTTGTGGTTACGTATTAAAAATAAGCAATTAAAAGGCTATAAGTTCAGACGACAGTATAGCATAGGTAATTACGTAGTGGATTTTTATTGCCAAGAACTCAAGCTAGCAGTTGAGGTTGACGGAGATTCTCACTACAACGAGGCTTCAATTGAGTATGACAAAGCTAGAGAAAAATATTTGCAAAAGTTTGGAATAAGAATAATTCGTTTTAGCAATGAGGAAGTTAAGGATAATATTGATGGAGTTTTAGAAAGGATCATGAGTACTATTAATACCTCCCCGCACCCCTCCTTATAAAGGAGGGGATTAAAGTTTGTATGATTGAAGTTGAGAAAAATTTTGAGCTGAATTTGGGAGAGAAAGAGAAATTGATCAAAAAAGCGGTGCCGACAAAGAAGATTAGCTTTGTCGATTCTTATTACGATACAGTAGATTATGATTTAACGAAGAAAGATTTATGGCTGCGTACTCGTGACGGGAAGTTCCAACTTAAGGCACCTCTGAATAAGCAAAGCATTCATGAAAGAAGCACCGATCAATACAAAGAAATAGAAAATGAGGCCGAGATAGCGCGGGAGCTCGGGTTAGCCTTAAGAACAAATTTAGCTGACACTTTGAAAGAAAAGGATATTTTGCCATTTGCGACAATCAAAACTGAACGTGATAGTTATCGCAGCGGGAAGTTTAATTTAGATTTTGATGAGATGGATTTCGGTTTCAGCACATTTGAGGTGGAAATTTTAGTTGATAATGAAGCGGACATAGCGGCGGCTGAAAATGATATTTTAACATTCGCCAAGGAGTACGGTATTGTATCAAAACTTGGGCATGGGAAACTGTTAGAATATTTGATTCGCTTTAACCCAAAACATTCCAAAGCTTTAGTTGATAGTTGTGTAGTTTAAGAAAAAAATAGCGCCAAAAAGTGATAGACTTGAACTATAATTTGACATTACCAGCACCCCGGGGTTTGGGGCGGCGCATGTTTGAGCGTACCAGCTATGAGGGTATATAAAAAATCTCCCCCTTTATAAGGGGGAGTGAGAGGGGGTGTAGCAGTATCTTGTAAATCACCCCACCTCAATCCTCCCCTCTAAAGAGGGGAGGACGAGCAAGCGGTCGGGTTCGCCGACCCCCAAAACTTTTGATTACTTTTGATTACAAAAATAACAGATAACTGTCATATTGAAAAAAGAGGCATTTTTTAGTATACTAGTGAGACTTATATGGTTGACGCATTAATTGAAACACTAGCGAATTTGCCGCCGCAACTTGCGGTGTTTATTATTTCCATGGTGCCAATCGCTGAATTGAGAGTTTCAATTCCGGTGGCTTTGGGGGTGTATAAATTACCGATTTGGGAAGCGGTTTTGTTTTCCGTGCTCGGTGATATTTTAATTGCCTTGTTAATTATTCGCTATATTGGTCCGCTGTCACAGTGGCTGCGCCAAAAATCAAAGTTTTTTAAAAAGCTGTTTGATTGGTGGTTTAGCCGGGCGATTAAGCGAATGGATAATAAATTGGATGTTTGGGGACCGCTTGCCTTAATGCTGTTTGTCGGAGTGCCGCTGCCGGTAACAGGCGCTTGGACCGGCGCGACAGCATCGTGGCTGTTTAAAATTCCACGAAAAATTGCCGCCGTATTTATCAGTGCTGGTGTGCTAATGGCGGCTTTTATTGTGACATTAATTAGTTTGGGCGTTTTTTCATTTTTTTGATATGCCCCGTAGAGAAATTTCGAAAGTATCGCGGAGCGTCAATATAACCACTTAATTTTAACAGGATGAATAAATTTAACATTATTATTAGTCTGCGTTGGGCTTAAAGCCCGTTCGAAATTCTTCTACGGGGTATGGAACGTAAAAAAATAATCATTGGTAATTGGAAAATGAAATTAAATCTTGGTGAAAGCGTAAGGCTAGCTAAGGGGTTGGTTAAGGCATTTAAAAAATATAACCGGGCGGCTGAAGTGGTGGCCTGCCCAAGTTTTGTCAGTTTGGTTGATGTGGCAGAAATTTTAGTCAAAAGTAAAATTCAGTTAGGCGCCCAAGACGTTTTTTGGGAAGCCGTCGGCGCTTTTACGGGCGAAGTTTCGCCTCAAACCTTGCAAGAAGTAAATTGCCGCTATGTTGTTTTAGGGCATTCTGAGCGGCGAACATATTTGG
This genomic stretch from Candidatus Buchananbacteria bacterium CG10_big_fil_rev_8_21_14_0_10_42_9 harbors:
- the map gene encoding type I methionyl aminopeptidase codes for the protein MAGLIKSASDIETLRQSGKILAQAMTAAVEAVRSGINTEELENIVVAVITKAGGKPAFKGYKIHPQDPPFPSALCVSINEEIVHGSSLPNRVLKEGDIVGLDLGVNYKDRFTDMARTVAVGKVGQSARQLIKVTRESLAKGLSQVKSGNFVSDISQAIQNHLETNGFGVVRELVGHGVGYAVHEEPVIPNYVGSNQPKIKLQAGMVLAIEPMSTLGNYAVKTLKDGWTVVTQDGSLSAHFEDTVVVTDSGYELLTK
- a CDS encoding Holliday junction resolvase RuvX, translating into MNLLGVDYGLKKVGIAKATDAIALPLQIIENGSVESVVDAISHLCETERIGKVVVGLPISMSGDKKRAVSLEYKKFVDALSKALPVPVETIDERLTTQAAKRLMQSAGQKDKGQDDAVAAMTLLQNYIDQTG
- the recO gene encoding DNA repair protein RecO, which produces MSYNNSTAIVLRQVDWQEHDRLVTLFTYHLGKVSAICQGAKKSTSKLGSHLQPFALIDIELVQGKQWQRIINIGQTKFFNNMTSALPRQMVGYFWLECVDKLTHEHSPEPKLFQLLADAFEALDRLPLDKLRLIRSAFIFKLLDISGYGFKFKHPQWQKVLRQNISEIEVNNWTDRAINELGQQSLKILQDKLDQPLKTLITVRDLTPLRN
- the aspS gene encoding aspartate--tRNA ligase, producing MERILTENTTDKIDQTVTVAGWVAARRDMGKIIFLDIRDRTGILQVVFSDDHAEALRLADTVRPEFCIKVIGLIKKRGERQINKNIPTGTVEMEAHELEILNPSKTTPFEIEGGSEAGEETRLRYRYLDLRRARPAANITLRHKVIKFIRGYLDEQDFREIETPYLTKGTPEGAREFIVPSRNFPGEFYVLPQSPQQFKELLMVAGVERYFQIVRCFRDEDQRGDRQAEFTQLDLEMSFVEQEDVMDLIEKLVIALVEKITPDKKISKKPFPRLTYGEAMAKHKSDRPDMRKNKDDENELAFCWVTDFPMFEIDDDKNLNAKHHPFTKPQERDINVIQKDPLVAKAHAYDLVLNGQEVAGGSIRIHDAKFQKQILQLLGLTDEEITSQFGHLIEALEYGAPPLGGIAFGLDRLIMVLANEPNIREVIPFPKTSDNRDLTMGAPSTLSDWRLKEVHVRIDKEE
- the scpB gene encoding SMC-Scp complex subunit ScpB, whose amino-acid sequence is MSTVSKIESLLFISHQPLSVKKLASLIGAQSAEIKEAIEQLTQKYNQKDSGVILQKIGHSVHLVTAGDNAKLVKDYIKDETTGELTRPSLEALTIIAYRGPITKYELEQIRGVNCSLILRNLLMRGLIEANEDKKKMTTYYQITHEFLKFLGLAESRELPNFEQLHSHEVMQKLIDQNTQSSE
- a CDS encoding ligand-binding protein SH3; the protein is MVDALIETLANLPPQLAVFIISMVPIAELRVSIPVALGVYKLPIWEAVLFSVLGDILIALLIIRYIGPLSQWLRQKSKFFKKLFDWWFSRAIKRMDNKLDVWGPLALMLFVGVPLPVTGAWTGATASWLFKIPRKIAAVFISAGVLMAAFIVTLISLGVFSFF